In a genomic window of Helianthus annuus cultivar XRQ/B chromosome 10, HanXRQr2.0-SUNRISE, whole genome shotgun sequence:
- the LOC110881037 gene encoding uncharacterized protein LOC110881037, which produces MTWLDEMDTVVDISGCADKDVVKFVSQSFKGEALAWWRSLIQATGKIPLCNLSWDQFVTLIKENYCPQHEVQKIEYDFLSLVMKNLDCQAYLRSFNTMSRLRSLRNTDAEKRKREDDYSRRSDKKHKGNSDHKKSSGTKKDGHQSGDKPKCKICKKHHFVKCRYESKSQSQPRACGICKSSEHKTLDCKKIKDATCYNCNEKGHIKSNCPKYAKRLRMGKRPMLGSSR; this is translated from the exons atgacatggttggatgaaatggacaccGTGGTTGATATCAGTGGTTGCGCTGATAAGGATGTTGTAAAGTTTGTATCTCAATCATTCAAAGGAGAGGCACTAGCCTGGTGGAGATCCTTGATCCAAGCTACTGGGAAGATCCCATTGTGCAATCTGTCTTGGGATCAGTTTGTGACGTTGATcaaagagaactactgccctcaacatgaggttcaAAAGATTGAGTATGATTTCTTGTctttggttatgaagaacctggattgtcaagcctACCTTAGAAGCTTCAATActatgtcaagattg agatcgctgagaaACACCGATGCtgaaaagaggaagcgtgaggatgattaCTCACGGCGTTCAGATAAGAAACACAAAGGGAATTCCGACCACAAAAAGAGTTCTGGAACTAAAAAGGATGGTCATCAGTCGggtgataagcccaagtgtaaaatctgtaagaagcaccatttcgtgAAGTGCAGATATGAGTCGAAATCCCAGTCACAGCCGAGAGcttgtgggatttgtaagtcAAGTGAGCACAAGACCTTAGACTGCAAGAAAATAAAGGACGCAACGTGCTACaactgcaacgagaaagggcacatcaagtcCAACTGCCCAAAATATGCGAAGAGGCTGAGgatgggaaaaagaccaatgctagggtcttccagatga